GCATCATTATTTGGATGTTTCGCGAGATAGTTGGAAGACATCGTGATGACATTCTTGCATCCATCTTTAAGTCTGCGAGAGGTGATTTGTGTAGCGACACGTATTAATACCGCCACATCTTCAGGATCGGCCAGGAGAGCACGGTCGAATTCCCGCCGGGCACTGTCTTCTAAACCGGCCGCGAGATAATATTTCGCTCGGGCGATGAGAATATCTGCCTTTGCGCCGCCAATTGCCTTTGTAAGGGCTTTATTCAGTTGCGCGGCATTCGCGGGTGGTTGTATGGGACGATAGTATGGCTTGCCTTGGCTGACCTGTGCGGCTCTGTAGAACGGTCGCTTGGCGACGGCTGGCTTTTGTTTTGCCTTCGATTGAGCCGCGAGCGGGATCGCCGTGAGCAAAAGTAAGATCAGGAGGTGGGGAAGTCTCGCCATAAGCCATGCTCAATTTGGAAAGATTATACACCGCTTTGATGTCGTGACATCCAAAAAAGTAGCCTCGCCGATGTGGAATGGCGGAAATGCGGAAAATTGCAGCGGGATCATTAAAAGCGTTAGAGGCAGCCAGCGTGCATGAGGTTTTGGGCGACTAGACATGTGCGATAAGTCGAAGTTTTTTTGGTAAAAATACGTTCGACCAATCAGCAAATTAACTCTACCAATCGGGCTGTTTGGGCCCGACAGAGGTGCCCGCATGTTCGACCAAACGGGCTGTTTTGCGCGGAGTTGCGAGTAAAAATGGGTGATTCACAAAAAGTGTGAAACGATTCACACTTTTTGAACCCCAAACCGGCCGACATAAGGAAAACACATTTTGGTTTCCCCCAAAATCGAGATCGTTGGTAAAGTCTGAGTTTCCAAAGAAAAAAGGCTGGCCTCGCGGCCAGCCTTTTCGATCCAGAAAGTTTAGAGCGATTCCGCGATAGCTTCCTCGAAAATCTCGATTGCGACATCGACGTTCTCCTTCGCCAGGATGAGCGGCGGTGACCAGCGGATCGAGTTGGCTCCGCAGCCGAGGATGATCAGGCCTTTGTTAAAGCAGGCCATTTCGATGCGGTCGCGGAGTTCCGGGTCGGGTTCGCCAACCGAGCCGTCAGTTGAAGGCTTCACGAATTCGACGCCGAGCATCATTCCGAGACCCCGCACATCGCCGATGACATCGTATTTTTCCTTGAGTTTATTGAGTCCGGATTCCAGATACGCCCCGACCTCGCGGCTGTTATCGACAAGGCCGCCCTGGAGAAGCTCGATGGTCTTAAGTGCCGCCGTAAGTGCAACCGGGTTGCCGCCGAAGGTCGAGGCATGAGCACCTTTGTGCCAATCCATGATGTCGGCACGGGCGGTACAGGCTCCGATCGGCATTCCTGAACCGAGGCCCTTTGCCATGCAGACGATGTCGGCCTTGACGCCTTCGTGATGATCAAGTGCGAACATTTTGCCCGTACGGCCCATTCCTGACTGGACTTCATCGACGATCAGCATGATCCCGTGCTGGTCGCAGAGACGGCGGATCTCTTTGACAACCTCGGTCGGAGCGGGAACGTAACCGCCTTCGCCCTGAACGACCTCAAGGATAATTCCCGCCACTTCTTCAGGCGGCGTGGTCGTGTTAAAGAGGGTCTTTTCGATCCAGTCGGTCGTGCCCATACAGCAGGCACCGTCATCGCATTTACCCTTATTAAATGGGCATCGGAAGCAGTTCGGGTAGGGAACATGAACTACGTCCAGCACCTGCCGGGCAAAGCCGAGACGCTGTGCCTTTTTCGAAGAGGTAAGAGCCAGAGCTCCGAGCGTTCTGCCGTGGAACGAGCCAAAGAACGAGATGAATTTCTGCCGCTTTGTGTGATACATCGCGAGCTTGAGAGCAGTCTCGATCGCTTCGGCACCGCTGTTTGCAAAGTGAGTTTTCGTCGGGCCATCGATCGGTACGATCTCGTTCAGCTTTTTGCCTAGCTGCGGCATGTGGCGGTAGTAAAAATCGGTACCGCAAAGGTGGATCAGCTCGCTCACCTGCTGCTGGATGGCCGCGACGACCTCCGGATGGCAGTGCCCGGTCGAACAGACGGCCACGCCGGCGTTGCAGTCGAGAAAGACATTGTCGTCGGGATCGGTGATCCAAACGCCTTTGGCGTGATCCGCTACTAATTTGTAATCCGGCCGAGGATAGCTGGGCGTCACATATTGGTGATCGGCGTTAATGATCTCCTGTGATTTTGGGCCGGGAAGCGCGGTTTTGATTGACGGACGCTGAAGTTCGGTCGATGGTGTCATGATATTTCTCCTGTTTGGTTAAACCCAGGATTATCTGGGTGTTGTGCTGAGTGTTTAGCCCTTCGCATACACGCGGGCTTTTACATGGCGGAGAAACGGAATTAGTCGCCGGCGAAGAGATTCGCACGCTGTTTCATTGGTCGAAGTTTAGATATGCAGCGAGGTGTCATAACTTGAAGTGCCACCAATATATCAGAATGTCGTTCGTGTTTCAAAAATTGGAGCCCGCGTGAAACAATATGTTCATGGAAACCGAGAAAAAGTTCACCAACAGCCTAATAAACGAGACCAGCCCGTACCTGCTGCAGCACGCTCACAACCCGGTTGATTGGTATCCGTGGGGCGAAACCGCGTTCCATCTGGCAAAGGCGGAGGATAAGCCTGTGCTCGTAAGCATTGGCTATTCGGCGTGCCATTGGTGTCACGTAATGGAGCACGAGTCGTTCGAGGACGAGAAAACGGCGGCGATCATGAACGATCATTTCGTCAACATCAAGGTTGATATGGAAGAGCGTCCGGACGTTGATCAAATCTATATGAACTTCGTTCAACTCACGACCGGACGCGGCGGGTGGCCGATGAATGTGTTTCTTACTCCTGATAAACGGCCCTTTTTTGGCGGAACATACTTTCCGCCGACACCTCGGTACGGCATGGCTTCGTGGCCGCAAATATTGGCCAGCATCGCAGAAGCTTACCGCGAACGCCGAGATGAACTCGAAAAGTCGGCAAGCGAGATCGTCAACGAACTCAAGCGGTTGAGTATGGTCGAACCGGCGACCGGCGGCCTGTCGCCTGAGATCCTGGACCAAGCTTTCTCAAGCTTTTCGAGGACTTTCGACACCGTCAACGGCGGATTCGGCGGTGCTCCAAAGTTTCCACCCGCCATGTCGCTCGAGTTTTTGCTCAGATACCACAAAAGAACCGGCGAAGATAAGGCACTGGCGATCGTTGAACACACGCTCAATAAAATGGCGAACGGCGGGATCTACGATCAATTAGGCGGGGGTTTTCATCGTTATACGGTCGATGCGATCTGGCTCGTACCGCATTTTGAAAAGATGCTGTACGACAATGCCCAACTAATTCGAGTTTATTTGCATGCTTTTCAGGTCACGGGTAATGACTTCTACAAACGGATCGCTATCGAAACACTAGAATACGGAAAACGCGAAATGCTTGATGCATCCGGCGGTTTCTACTCAACGCAGGATGCCGATAGCGAGGGCGAGGAAGGGAAGTTCTTTGTCTGGACGCCGGAGGAGATCGTTGAGGTTCTCGGTGAGAAGAAGGCCGCACAATTTTGTGATTATTATGACGTGACACCCGGTGGCAATTTTGAGGGGCACAGTATTTTAAACGTAAAGAACCCGGCCGCTCAAGATCCTTGCGTTTTTGCTGAGGCACGGGCCGATCTGTTCCACCACCGGGAAAAGCGGATCAAACCGCACCGTGATGAAAAAGTGCTGACAGCCTGGAACGGCTTGATGCTTTCGGCCTTTGCAGAAGCCGCAGCTGTGCTCGCTGATGATGAGTATTTGGAGATCGCAAAGCGTAATGCAGTATTTCTTACAACCGAGATGCAATCAGACGGCCGCCTTCTGCGAACATGGAAATGCGGAGCAGCGAAACTAAATGGCTACCTAGAAGACTATGCGAACGTAGCTGACGGTCTAATAGCTCTTTTTCAGGTTTGCGGTGAAGATATCTACTTGAAAGAGTCTAAAAGGCTCGCGGATATTATGATCACCGAGTTTTGGGACGATGAGAGCGGCGGTTTCTTCTTTACATCGAACGATCATGAGGAATTGATCGTCAGAAACAAGGATTTCTATGACAACGCAACGCCGTCAGGGAATTCGGTCGCGGCTGATATCCTATTAAGACTTGCAAAACTAACCGGGGACGAACGGTATGAAAGATTCGGCGTTGCTGTTCTGCGTGTAGCGGCATCACAACTGAAACGTCACCCTCAGGGATTTGGTCGAACTCTGTCCGCGTTGGAGTTTCATCTATCGGAAACTAGGGAGATCGTGGTTATCGGAGAACGCGAGGATCCGATTGTTCGCGAGATCCAGAAACGGTACCTACCTGACGCGGTAATTGTTCTGGCGGATGAAAATGGTGATACAACGGTCGCAAACCACTTGTTAGAGGGCAGATATAAGGTTGCCGGACAACCGACCGTTTATGTTTGTAAGGGTTTTGTATGCAAGCAGCCGGTTAACTCGATCGCAGATCTAGCGAAGTTGCTGGGCTGACGAAAAAAGATAGGTGAAAATGAAAAAGCCCGGGAGTCAAGAACTCTCGGGCTTTTTCAGTAAATAAAAAACTGAACTATGGTTTCTTAGCGGCGTTAGCGTTTGCATTTGCAGCAGGTGCGTTAGCAGCAGGTGCGTTTGCGGCCGGCTTCATTGCATTCGAAGCAGCATTAGCAGCATTCGAAGCAGCGTTTGCTGCGGTGTTAGCAGCGGTTGAAACTGCGTTAGCAGCGTTTGCCATTGCATTAGCGGCGTTTGCCATTGCGTTAGCGGCGGTGTTAGCAGCGTTAGCCGCCTTATTTGCTGCGGTATTGGTATTTGCAGCCTCACCGCAAGCCATTCCCAAAGCACCCATAACAAGAACTGCTGAAAGTGCGATTACTTTTTTCATAACTAAAAGATTCTCCTGTCTTCTTCAAAGATTAGATCTAATTTTATTTTATCGAAGACCGTGTACAACACAGTCCTTGTCCCAAGTCTTTCTTAATTTTTCAGGAACATTGCACAATATAGTTTCCCTTGGCGATTAAGTCAACCCCAAAACAACCAAATTATGCAATTTTTTGAACAAAAAACGTTAGATCTCGAACTCCAACATCATACCAAAACAAGAAAGCACCCCGCAAATGAGCAGAGTGCTTTCTCGATCAACAACAGTATTCGGTTAAAAACTATGGCTTCTTCGTTGCGTTAGCAGCCGGTGCGTTAGCAGCCGGAGCGTTGCCAGCAGGCTTCATTGCTGAGTTAGCAGCAGGAGCGTTAGCAGCCGGCTTATTTGCGTTCGTTGCATTAGCAGCAGGAACGTTAGCAGCCGGAGTAGCTACCGGTGCAGGCGTGCTTGCGGGGGTAGCAGCTGGCTTGTTTGCGTTGTTTGCCGGAGCGTTGGTTGCAGCTTCG
This sequence is a window from Acidobacteriota bacterium. Protein-coding genes within it:
- a CDS encoding acetyl ornithine aminotransferase family protein, translating into MTPSTELQRPSIKTALPGPKSQEIINADHQYVTPSYPRPDYKLVADHAKGVWITDPDDNVFLDCNAGVAVCSTGHCHPEVVAAIQQQVSELIHLCGTDFYYRHMPQLGKKLNEIVPIDGPTKTHFANSGAEAIETALKLAMYHTKRQKFISFFGSFHGRTLGALALTSSKKAQRLGFARQVLDVVHVPYPNCFRCPFNKGKCDDGACCMGTTDWIEKTLFNTTTPPEEVAGIILEVVQGEGGYVPAPTEVVKEIRRLCDQHGIMLIVDEVQSGMGRTGKMFALDHHEGVKADIVCMAKGLGSGMPIGACTARADIMDWHKGAHASTFGGNPVALTAALKTIELLQGGLVDNSREVGAYLESGLNKLKEKYDVIGDVRGLGMMLGVEFVKPSTDGSVGEPDPELRDRIEMACFNKGLIILGCGANSIRWSPPLILAKENVDVAIEIFEEAIAESL
- a CDS encoding thioredoxin domain-containing protein, producing METEKKFTNSLINETSPYLLQHAHNPVDWYPWGETAFHLAKAEDKPVLVSIGYSACHWCHVMEHESFEDEKTAAIMNDHFVNIKVDMEERPDVDQIYMNFVQLTTGRGGWPMNVFLTPDKRPFFGGTYFPPTPRYGMASWPQILASIAEAYRERRDELEKSASEIVNELKRLSMVEPATGGLSPEILDQAFSSFSRTFDTVNGGFGGAPKFPPAMSLEFLLRYHKRTGEDKALAIVEHTLNKMANGGIYDQLGGGFHRYTVDAIWLVPHFEKMLYDNAQLIRVYLHAFQVTGNDFYKRIAIETLEYGKREMLDASGGFYSTQDADSEGEEGKFFVWTPEEIVEVLGEKKAAQFCDYYDVTPGGNFEGHSILNVKNPAAQDPCVFAEARADLFHHREKRIKPHRDEKVLTAWNGLMLSAFAEAAAVLADDEYLEIAKRNAVFLTTEMQSDGRLLRTWKCGAAKLNGYLEDYANVADGLIALFQVCGEDIYLKESKRLADIMITEFWDDESGGFFFTSNDHEELIVRNKDFYDNATPSGNSVAADILLRLAKLTGDERYERFGVAVLRVAASQLKRHPQGFGRTLSALEFHLSETREIVVIGEREDPIVREIQKRYLPDAVIVLADENGDTTVANHLLEGRYKVAGQPTVYVCKGFVCKQPVNSIADLAKLLG